The nucleotide window CTCACGCACGGCGCGGTTTGCAAGCGCGTGGGAGAACTGGAGAAGCACCTGGGTGTGGCACTGTTCGAGCGCGTCAAGCAGCGGCTCGTGCTCACGCCCGCCGGCGCCGAATACGCCAAGCGCATTCGCGTGCACCTCGACCAGATCCGGCGCGACACGCTCGACGTGGTGCAGCAGGGCCGCGAGACGGCGCTGGAAATCGCCGTCGGGGTGACGTTCGCCGCGCAATGGCTCATTCCCCGGCTCGACGACTTTTACGCAAACACGCGCGACGTCCGCCTGCATATCCTCGGACGCGATCAACCCGTGTTCTTCGACGACTGCGCGTTCGACGCGACGATCTACTTCAGCACACGCCTGTGGCCCGGCATGCCCGGCAATGCGCTCATCACCGACGATTCGCTGCTGCTCGTGGCCGCGCCGCGTCTGCTCGACGGCCGCTCGTCGCTATCGCTCGAGGACATCGCCGCCGCGTCGTGGATCTGTGCGCGCGATCTGCCGCGCGTATGGGATGACTGGCTCGCGTCGCTATGTCCGCCGCAGGCCGCCGAGGTTCGGCCGCAACGCAGTGCGCAGCGCTACGACATGTTCATCATGGCCATCAACGCCGCGGTTGCCGGTCTCGGCGTGGCATTGCTGCCGCGCGTGCTGATCGAGCGGGAACTGGCCAGCGGCGCGTTGGTGCAGGCGCACGCGCACACGCTCGCCAATCCGCAGACGATCTACTTTTCCCATCCCGCGCAGCGCAGCGACTGGGCGCCGCTGCGCCAGTTCGATGCGTGGCTGCGTCGCGCGGTGGCGTCCTATCGGGCCAGTCGCGTTGCGTACGCCGACAATTCGGGGCTTTCGCGCAACACCTGTTCGTAGAGCCCCTGGAAGCCGAGCCATGCCACATAGTCCGAGCCGAGCAGGCGGAAGACCTCGCGGGCCTCGGCATCGGGCAGCACTTCGAGCGGTCCTGACGCTTCCGCGAGCAACTGCACCTGCGCGCATCGCTCCATCGCGAGAAAGCGGTAGGCCGCGGCATCGACCGACGAGCCGACGGTGAGCAGCCCGTGGTTGAGCAATACCGCGGCGCGCTTGTGCCCCATGGTCTGCGCAATGCGACGCCCCTCCTCGGCGCCCAGCACGAGCACGTCGCCGCGAAACAGCACGTGGTCGTCATGGAACAGGCAGGCCTCCTGATTGATCGGCGCCAGTGCGCGAGCGCGCGCGGAGAATGCGCGGCCGTGGGTCGTATGGGTATGAGCGGCGGCGGTGACATGGGGCAGCGTGGCGTGAATCCCGGCGTGGATCGCCATGGCGGCGGCGTTGACGGGACCTTCGCCGTGGTGCAGGCCACCGGCTTCGTCGACCAGGATCAGGTCGTCCGGGTGGATCGAGGAGAAGTGCTGCGCGTAGCGATTGACCCAGAAGCGGTCGGCGAACTCGGGGTCGCGCACGGTGATGTGTCCCGCGATGCCTTCGGCCAGTCCAAAGCGCGCGAAGATCCGGAATGCAACGGCCAGACGCAGCTTCCGGTCGGCGCGCGTCTCGTCGAACGTCTCGAAGATGCGCGGCTTGGGCAGCGCGGCACCGAGCGGTGTGGGAATGGCAAAGGCATCGTGCGGCGGGGTCATGGTCACTCCGTGGGGTCTGGGCGCCGAGTCACGTGTGCCATCGACGGCGACGCGGTGCATCGGCAGGGCAACCCATTGTCTCCGGGCGATGAACACGCCGTCCATCGACGAAAAGTCACTGGTCATGCACCGCGCGCCAGACCGCGCCCCCGCGTCTTTACCGGCCCGGCTGGAACAATCCGTTGAGTGTGGCCCCGCTGGCCGCGCCGTCGAAACCGTCGAAGCGACCCTCGGCGAGCGCCTGTGCCGCGTGCATGAAGCCTCCCCAGGCCGCACGGGCGAGGGCGCCGCCCACGCTGACACGCCTCACGCCGAGATCGGCCAGGTCCTGCAACGTGAACGGCGAGGTCGCGCCCACCAGGACATTGACCGGTTTGGGCGCGACGGCCGTCACCACCGTGCGAATCTGTTCGGCTGACTGAATACCTGGCGCATAGAGACAGTCGGCGCCCGCGTCGGCATAGGCCTTCAGTCGGGCGACGGTATCGTCCAGGTCCGGTACGCCGGCGAAGAAATTCTCCGCGCGTCCGACGAGCAGCGTGTCGCCGCCGGTCTCGTCGATCGCGCGTCGCGCTGCCCTCAGCCGTGCCACGGCCTCGTCGATGGGGAAAAGCGGGGCGTTGGCGTCGCCGGTCGAGTCTTCGATGGACAAGCCCGCGACGCCAGTCGCCACGGCCATCTTCACGCTGTGCGCCACCTCGTCGGGCGTGCTGCCGAAGCCGCTCTCGAAGTCCGCGTTTACCGGCAGGTCGGTGGCCTCCACGAGCGTGCGAAAATGCGCCAGCACGCTGTCGCGCGTCACACCATTGTCGGGACGGCCTGTCGACCAGGCGAATCCGGAGCTGGTCGTGGCAATCGCCTGGAAACCGGCGTGTTCGAGATACCGGGCACTGCCCACGTCCCACGGATTGGGGATGACAAAGCAACCGGCCAGATGAAGTTCGCGAAACAAGGCGCGTTTTTCGGCAATGCTGCGAGGCATGATGGGTCTCCTTGGAGGGGCGCAATGCCGTTCGGGCTGCGCTCGAGATGCCCGATCATCGCGGTTTTCCGGCGCACTCGCAAGGCAAGCCCCGACGCGATTCCGGCAATGGTGACCGTCGGTTGGTATTGTGAATGGCGCCGACGCTGGGGCGTTCAGGTGCGACGAGGTATCCTGTCGGGCGAATGCGGGACGTCGGTGTCCCGCGACAACTCAATTCCCGATTAGCGTTTCGAACCTGTATTTCCCGATGATTGGATCCCTGAAGTGGTGGACGACGGTGGGCGCGCTCGGCGGCCTGTTGAGCGCGGCCGGGTGCGGCACGCCCGTGCGCATGCGGCCCGGGCCGGATTACGCGGCAATGGGTGGCGCGGCGGAAGTGCGTGGCGACTGGGACACCGCGCGCCGCGACTTCGGGCAGGCAGTGCTCGTTGCGGACCAATCCGGATGGCCGGCCTCGCAGCGCGCGGCCATGCATTACGACTATGGGCGCGCGCTGGGCGTGACGTGCTTTTACACGGAAGCCGAGCGCGAACTGAGTCTCGCCTACGATCTCGACATTCTCACGAACCGTTATCGGTATCCGGCGCTCATCGAGCTGGCGCGTCTGTCGCTGACTCAGCGACGGTTCGCGCAGTCCGCGAAATATTTCGGACGGGCGCTCGCGACGCTCGATCGCATCGACGCGTCGCGCCATGCACCGTTCGCATACGTCGAAATGCTCGACGACTACGCGCTGGCGCTCGGCGGCGCGGGCGACGCCGAGGGCGCGGCGCGCATCATCGACCGGGCCGCGAAGGTGCGTGCGCGTCTCGACGCCGCGGACCAGCGGCAGGCAACTTCGCGCACGCCGTACGGTACCCGCTGTGGGAAGGTGGCCGGGGCTGACGAATCGACGCCGGCGGCAGGGCGTACACGATGAACCACTTGCGCGTTTCGCTGGAGCACCTGAACGAGTTCGACGAAATCGTCGACGTGCGCACACCGCTCGAATTCGACGACGACCACATTCCCGGTGCGATCAACACGCCGGTACTCAGCAACGAGGAGCGCGTCACCGTCGGCACCCTGTACAAGCAGGTCTCGCCGTTCGACGCCTCGCGGGTCGGCGCGGCCATGGTCGCACGCAATATCGCTCACCATCTCGATACGACGTTCTCGGGACGGCCGCGCAACTGGCGGCCGCTCATCTATTGCTGGCGCGGTGGAACGCGCTCGGCGTCGATGACCTTGATGATGAACATGATCGGCTGGCGCGCCCGTCAGCTCGAAGGCGGTTACAAGACCTACCGGCGCGATGTGGTGGCTTCGCTCGATGCGCTGCCGCCCCGGCTCGACTATGTTGTCCTTGCCGGGCACACCGGTAGCGGCAAGACGCGTCTGCTGCATGCACTGGCGGATGCCGGGGCGCAGACGCTCGATCTCGAGGGGTTGGCGCGGCATCGCGGTTCGTTGCTCGGCGCCGTGCCCGACCGGCCACAGCCGTCGCAGAAATCGTTCGATACGGCATTGGTTTCGGCGTTGCGCGGCTTCGATCCCGCACGGCCGGTGTTCGTCGAGGCGGAAAGCCGGCGCATCGGTCTGATTTCGCTGCCGGAATCGCTGATGACCGCGCTGCGCACCACGGCGGCGTGCATCGAGGTGAACGTCGCGCGCGACGAACGCGTGGATCTCCTGATGCAGGAATATGGCCATCTGCTCGCGCAGCCGGACTACTTTCGTGCACAGTTGCTGCGGCTGGTGCCTTTGCATGGGCGTGCCGTGATCGACCAGTGGCTGACGCTGCTCGATCGGGGGGACCATCGTGCCCTGTCGGAGGCGCTCATTGTCAGGCACTACGACCCGGCGTATTCCCGGAGCTCGCGCAAGATGTTGCAGGGCCTCGCGCAGGCGGTACCGTTCGCGTTCCACCCATCGGCGCAAGACCTGCGTGCGCAGGCGCAGGCCTTGCTGGCGATCACTTTGCCGACAGGCAGAGCCGAGCCTGCAACCGCGCCGGCGGCGTCGAGCGGGGAGCGTTGAGCGACCGCTCGAATATCCGGAAGCCGGCGGTCTCCCGTCCGCTTGCCGGTGGCCATGGCGAGAACGGTCACTGATCGAGGAACATCCTTTTTCGAATGATGGCGTGCACGCCCCAGTTACCGTTCACGACCTGCGTCACGCCGAAATCGACGGCGATCGAGAGGATCGCGGTAGCTTCGTCTTCGGTGAGGCGCTTGACCTGCATGAGGAATCGGCGCGCCTTCAGGAAGGCGTCGCGCAGCGCGCTGTCCAGCGTCGATTTCATGTAGATCTGGCTCTGGGCCTTCTGGCCGAGTTCGGCCAGGTGGTTGGGCGAGCTGAAGCCGTGAATGATCCACTCCGTGGGCGTTTCGACGAGCGGGTAGGTCAGGTCGGCATACGGCGCGCTCGCCTCGATGGCGGCCTTCTTGTGAAGGATCAACTGGACGTTGCCCGTCAATGAGCATTCGATGGCGGTGCCGCCCAGTTCGGCGTCGCCCTGCGACGCGTGCGGGTCGCCGATCGACAGCAGCGCGCCGGGCACGGCGACCTTGAGGAACACGCTTGCGCCGCGCGTCACGCGCCAATTGTCGAGATTGCCCGCGTAGCTCGAAGGCGGGATCGAATCGATCAGGCCGTCCTGCGCCGGTGCCACGGCCAGCACGCCAAAGTGTGGGCGCAGCGGAATTTCCACGTTCCTGAGCGTGCGGTGGTTCTTTGTGATGCGGGTGTGATCGACCGGCACCCCGGGGTAATCGATGGTCGGATGCACGACGCCAAACGGGTCTTGCTGCGGTGTCCAGCGAAAGCTGTAGAGGGCGCGGGCCACATCGCCGTCGCCGTCTTCGTGACAGTCGATCTCGAACACGGTCACGACTTCGCGCTCGCGCGGCAGCGTGAGCATGTCCTGATAGTGAAAGCCCCACCAAGTCGACGCATGACTGCCGAACGCCTTGCCCGCGTAGTCAGGGTTGGCGCTCGGCCGTGGGCGCAGATCGAGGATGCGGACCTCCAGCACGTCGCCCGGCATGGCGTCCTCCACGGCGATCGGGCCGGTGCAGATGTGCACGCCGAACCCTTCGCCGGCGCCGCGTCCGTACACGGAGGCATCCATCGGGCCGGCGCCGCGACGATCCACATTCTTCTGCGTGGCGGTCCAGTGGAACACGCTCTGCGCGCCCGGATCGCCCTGGATCATGCGCTCCCAGTCGTCCGTCGCGTGCTGCGTCAGCGTTTCTACGGTCACCGTGTCCCCGGAGCGCACGGTCAGTACGGGCGGCAGGTCGTGGCTCAGATAACCCCAATGCACGGTGTCGCACGTGGCGCGCAGGTAATGGTGCCGACCGTCGTCGTGCGGCACGGCACGGTATGGGTCGATATCGGCCGCGCAAGACGCTTCGACGTCTTCGCCTTCGTCGTTGCCGACACGTTGTTCGGCACGCGCGACAGCCTGCGCGCGTTGGGCGATTCCGGCCGGCACGTCGGGATGCCCGCGTGAGATGCGCGCACGTTGCGGCAGCGCCCGCGCGCGCATCGCCTGGTCGCGGCTGGCTTTCGGCGAGAGTCCGAACCGCTCGCGAAACGCCTGGCTGAAATACGATGGATCGTTGAATCCCCACCGGTAGCAGATGTCGGAGACCGACAACTGATCGTAGGCCGGGTTGTGCAAGTCGGCAAAACAGCGCTGCAACCGGCTGTGCCGCAGATACGACGAGAAGCTGTGGCCGGACCCTTCGAACAGCTTGCGCAGATATCGATCCGAGACGTGTTCGTCCCTTGCGATGGCGCACAGCGAGAGATCGGGTTCGGCAAGGCGCGCCTGAATGCGATGGCAGATGCGCTCGAACGCGATGGCACGGGAAGTCGAAAGTCCCGGAGCGGCCTGCGGCTTGACGGCGGCCAACGCCGACGCAAGGCATTCGAGGATGACGCTCTCGACCGGCGCGAGCACATGCGGGTCGGCGTCCTGCATCGATTCGAGCCTGGCGGCCAGTCCGCCGAGCAGTCCGCCGAACAGCGGCGCAACGCCCGCGGGCAGCTTGCACGTGTGCACGGGCGGCGCGCTGCCCAGGCGCGGCGCGATCAGCGCGTGCCGCACGTGTACCGAGACGAGACGAAACGGTGTGCTCGCCACCAGGTCGGCGCTTTCGTTACCGGGGATGCAGGCGATGTCGCCGGCCGCGAGCCGCTCGCCGTCACGGGTGCCTGGTCCGGACAACTCGGCCTGTCCGTCGAGCAGCATGATAAGCAGGAAGCCACGTTCTCCGCCCGCGCGCGCGGTGACGATCTGCGGCGTTGACGCAATGACGGACAGCTCGATACCAGCCGGCGTGCGATGCGTGAGCAACGTGCCATGCAGCGGCTGCCCCGGTGTGGGCGAGCGAAAGTGCAGGCGCGCGTCGAGCAGACGTGCCTGCCATGCCGGCCCGCGCTGATCGTGGGCGTAGGACTCGGTGGAAAAGTGCGCGCGATCCAAAACCCGGCCTCCTTCGGAAAGTGCCGGCGACGCGGCCCCGGCGCCGACGTCCTGCAATCACACATCGGGCGCCGGGGACGTCGCTCAGGCGTCAATAGTGCAAGGGTGTCAGCCGATGTGCAACTGCCCCCGCATGGCGGCGACGAAAACGAAGCCGACGAATGTGCCGACGATGGCGAAGATGCCCCCGAGTACGTTCGGCGCCGGAATCGGTGCGCGCACGCTCGTGTAGAGCACCCCCGTCACCAGTCCCACGGCCGCGGCTTGCAGTTCGGTGGCGCCCAGCGTGATTTCGACCATGGCAGCCTCCTCACGAAGCACGCGCCGAACCGACGCCGGGCGAGCCGTCGGCCGGCGGGCGTCCGAAGGTGACCGAGCGGCGCCGCGCGTTCACGATCAGATAACCCAGGTACGTGAAGATGATGGCGAAAATGCCGCCGAGTACGTTCGGCGCGGGAATCGGCAAATCGAGCCACGAATAGAGCGTGCCGGTCACCAGTCCGACGATCAGGGCCACAAGCTCGTTGCGCCCGACATAGACATATTGCATGGAAGGACCTCCTGTTGCCGCGGGCGGGGATGGGCCGCCCGCGACGTTCATGACTTCGACGATTTGGGCGGGAACATGCTGCGCGGCATGGTGCAGTGCACCCCCTGGGTGCCGTCGACCACCTGCGTGACCCCGAAATCCGCCGCCACGCTCATGAGCGAATAGGCGTCGTCGCGCGACAGGCCCTGTTGGTCCGTGAGCAGATGGATCATGTCGCGCGCGGCGTTCTTGCCCGCTTCGTCAAGATCCTGGTGGAAGCCGTGCACGATCCAGACGTCGGGTGTTTCCAGCAGGGGCGACGGGAACTCGAAGTCCTTGCGCAGCACGACCTGGAACAACACGTTGAGCGACGCCTCGATGGCGGTGCCGCTGATCTCTCCGTCGCCCTGCGAGATGTGGGGGTCACCGATGGAGAAGAGGCCACCGTCGACCTGGACCTTGTAATACATGGTCGCGCCGGCGCCGATACGCCAGTTGTCGATATTGCCGCCATGCAGGCCGGGCTCGACGGTCGAGACGCGGCCCTGAGCGTCGGGTGCGACGCCCGCCGTACCCAAGTGCGGGCGCACCGGCACGCGCACGCCGGCGAGCGCCGGTTCCTTGCAGCATTCGCGATGATCGACGACCTTGCCCGGCGTGGTGAGCTTGCCCGGATAGTCGAACGCGAACAACGCATGGGCGGTGTTCGAGCTGTTGTCGAGCTCGTAGATCGTCACGCGCTCCTTCTTGAAGTCCTCGTACAACTGCCCCCAGTGCGCCGCGACGTTGGCGCCGAAGCGAAAGCGCGGGATCATCTGGAGGTAGCGCACTTCGAGCATGTCGCCCGGCTTGGCGCCTTCCACGTAGATCGGACCGGTCATGATGTGCACGCCGGGATTGCGATCCTCGTGGGGAATCTTGTCGTAGATGGCGCGAACGGCGTCGTCCATCATCAGATCGGGCGCGTCGCCCGCATGATGGGTGACCGCCTCGGCGCGGATGAAGTCCCCGCTCTTGATGGTCAGTGCCGGTTTCTGAGTCGCGTTGAAGTAGCCCCAGTGCACTGTCTCGGGCGTTGCGCGAAGGTCGTGAAGCATGCCGTGTCTCCTGAGAATTTTTGTCTGACTGCCGCAAACCGTGTTCACGGTGAAGTCATGGTAGTGCCCGACAAAATGCACAATTAGGAGCGTTTGACATCTTCTCTGTTGCTGGGAGGAACTAACGTTTACCCCCGATACCACTGATGTCCCGATCGGCAAAGGCAACGCCGCGGCGGATCGACCGTCGGTCTCAGGTGCCGAACTGGGCGATCATGCGCTGCTTCGTGTACGCCACGAAGGCCGTCGCCAGTTGCGATGGCGGGTGCTGGTTCGACGTGACGAGCGAGAAGCCCGAGTGCACCGTGGGCTCGAACGGTTTGACGACCACGCGGCGCGCCGCATAAGTGGCGGTGATCTGATCGATGATCGCCACGCCGGCGCCGTGCTCCACGAGCACGCAAATCGCCGCCGACAACTGCGACTCCGCCGACATCACCCGGTCGATCTGGCGCTCGGCGAAGATCCGGTCGATGTACATGCGCCCGTCGAACTCCTTCGGATAGGAGACGAACGACTCGTTGTGCAGGTCCTCCGGGTAAATCACGTCGCGGGACGCCAACCGATGCCCGCGCGGCAGGATGCAGCGCATGGGCGCGCGGTGCAGCGGCTCGATGTCCACGCCCGCGTGCGTGAGCGGATGGGCGATGAAGCCCACGTCGCACCGCCGCCCGACCACCATGTCCACCACGATGCTCGACGCGTGGATGAGCAGCGTCGTGCTGATGCCGGGGTGCTCGCGCATGAACCCGGTGAGCGTGGTCGGCAAGAACTCGAGCGCGAGCGCCGGCGCCCCGGCGATGTGCAGCGAGCCGCGCCGCAACGACTTGATCTGCTCGGCCGTTTGCGCAATGCGATCGATCCCGGCGAACGAACGCTCCACCTCTTCGAATAACACCATCGCCTCGGGTGTCGGATTCAACCGGCCGTTGATCCGGTCGAATAAGGAAAACCCTACGTCGGTCTCCAGATCGTTGATCAGACGCGTGACCGCCGGCTGCGAGATATGAAGCATGTCAGCCGCGCGCGTGACCGTCTGGCGCAGGATCAGCGCACGAAATGCCTCCAGTTGCCGAATCTTCATCGAATCCTCGCAAGGCTCGCCCATAACATTTGCGTATGGGTGGGTAAAAAAATGTGATTTGACCGTGGGCGAGTCGAAAATGACCCTACGAAAACAACGCAACAGTTTGAGTTTTTCTCGTAATACCGGCCCATAACATCACATAACACCGCTTCACGCAAGGAGCCTCTCGATGAAGACTGTCGTTCCCCAAACCCTTCGCAAACTCCGTCGCACCGCCGTCCTGTCGGCTGGCGTGGCTGCATTCGTATTCGGCGCTTGCCCCGCCCACGCCGACACCACGCTTTACGTCGGCGCCTACGGCGGCTCGTTCGAGCAGATGCTCAAGAAGGACATCATTCCGGGCTTTGAAAAGGCGAACCCCGGCACGAAGGTGGTGATCGTGCCCGGCGATTCGACAACGACACTCGCGAAGCTTCAGGCACAGAAGGGCAAGGCCGGCATGGACGTGGTTTTCCTCGATGACGGTCCGATGTATCAGGCGATCCAGATGGGGTTCTGCGGCAAGCTCGCCGACGCGCCGATCTATCACGATCTGTACGACATCGCGAAGTTCAAGAGCGGCAACGCGGTGGCCGCGGGCCTGATCGCCACGGGCATCGCCTACAACACGCGTCTGTTCCAGGCCAAGGGCTGGCCCGCGCCGACCTCGTGGAAGGAACTGTCCGACCCGAAGTACAAGGGCAAGCTCGTGATGCCGAGCATCAAGAACACCTATGGCCTGCATGCGCTGATCGTCGAGTCGAAGCTCAACGGCGGCAGCGACGCCAACATCGAGCCGGGTTTCCGCGAGATGGAGAAGATCGCGCCGAACGTGCTGTCTTTCGATCCGTCGCCGGGCAAGATCG belongs to Pandoraea pnomenusa and includes:
- a CDS encoding LysR substrate-binding domain-containing protein; its protein translation is MRLGVPSLSALQAFEASARHQNFAQAALELALTHGAVCKRVGELEKHLGVALFERVKQRLVLTPAGAEYAKRIRVHLDQIRRDTLDVVQQGRETALEIAVGVTFAAQWLIPRLDDFYANTRDVRLHILGRDQPVFFDDCAFDATIYFSTRLWPGMPGNALITDDSLLLVAAPRLLDGRSSLSLEDIAAASWICARDLPRVWDDWLASLCPPQAAEVRPQRSAQRYDMFIMAINAAVAGLGVALLPRVLIERELASGALVQAHAHTLANPQTIYFSHPAQRSDWAPLRQFDAWLRRAVASYRASRVAYADNSGLSRNTCS
- a CDS encoding class II aldolase/adducin family protein, whose protein sequence is MTPPHDAFAIPTPLGAALPKPRIFETFDETRADRKLRLAVAFRIFARFGLAEGIAGHITVRDPEFADRFWVNRYAQHFSSIHPDDLILVDEAGGLHHGEGPVNAAAMAIHAGIHATLPHVTAAAHTHTTHGRAFSARARALAPINQEACLFHDDHVLFRGDVLVLGAEEGRRIAQTMGHKRAAVLLNHGLLTVGSSVDAAAYRFLAMERCAQVQLLAEASGPLEVLPDAEAREVFRLLGSDYVAWLGFQGLYEQVLRESPELSAYATRLAR
- a CDS encoding isocitrate lyase/PEP mutase family protein is translated as MPRSIAEKRALFRELHLAGCFVIPNPWDVGSARYLEHAGFQAIATTSSGFAWSTGRPDNGVTRDSVLAHFRTLVEATDLPVNADFESGFGSTPDEVAHSVKMAVATGVAGLSIEDSTGDANAPLFPIDEAVARLRAARRAIDETGGDTLLVGRAENFFAGVPDLDDTVARLKAYADAGADCLYAPGIQSAEQIRTVVTAVAPKPVNVLVGATSPFTLQDLADLGVRRVSVGGALARAAWGGFMHAAQALAEGRFDGFDGAASGATLNGLFQPGR
- the mnmH gene encoding tRNA 2-selenouridine(34) synthase MnmH; its protein translation is MNHLRVSLEHLNEFDEIVDVRTPLEFDDDHIPGAINTPVLSNEERVTVGTLYKQVSPFDASRVGAAMVARNIAHHLDTTFSGRPRNWRPLIYCWRGGTRSASMTLMMNMIGWRARQLEGGYKTYRRDVVASLDALPPRLDYVVLAGHTGSGKTRLLHALADAGAQTLDLEGLARHRGSLLGAVPDRPQPSQKSFDTALVSALRGFDPARPVFVEAESRRIGLISLPESLMTALRTTAACIEVNVARDERVDLLMQEYGHLLAQPDYFRAQLLRLVPLHGRAVIDQWLTLLDRGDHRALSEALIVRHYDPAYSRSSRKMLQGLAQAVPFAFHPSAQDLRAQAQALLAITLPTGRAEPATAPAASSGER
- a CDS encoding acetamidase/formamidase family protein; this encodes MDRAHFSTESYAHDQRGPAWQARLLDARLHFRSPTPGQPLHGTLLTHRTPAGIELSVIASTPQIVTARAGGERGFLLIMLLDGQAELSGPGTRDGERLAAGDIACIPGNESADLVASTPFRLVSVHVRHALIAPRLGSAPPVHTCKLPAGVAPLFGGLLGGLAARLESMQDADPHVLAPVESVILECLASALAAVKPQAAPGLSTSRAIAFERICHRIQARLAEPDLSLCAIARDEHVSDRYLRKLFEGSGHSFSSYLRHSRLQRCFADLHNPAYDQLSVSDICYRWGFNDPSYFSQAFRERFGLSPKASRDQAMRARALPQRARISRGHPDVPAGIAQRAQAVARAEQRVGNDEGEDVEASCAADIDPYRAVPHDDGRHHYLRATCDTVHWGYLSHDLPPVLTVRSGDTVTVETLTQHATDDWERMIQGDPGAQSVFHWTATQKNVDRRGAGPMDASVYGRGAGEGFGVHICTGPIAVEDAMPGDVLEVRILDLRPRPSANPDYAGKAFGSHASTWWGFHYQDMLTLPREREVVTVFEIDCHEDGDGDVARALYSFRWTPQQDPFGVVHPTIDYPGVPVDHTRITKNHRTLRNVEIPLRPHFGVLAVAPAQDGLIDSIPPSSYAGNLDNWRVTRGASVFLKVAVPGALLSIGDPHASQGDAELGGTAIECSLTGNVQLILHKKAAIEASAPYADLTYPLVETPTEWIIHGFSSPNHLAELGQKAQSQIYMKSTLDSALRDAFLKARRFLMQVKRLTEDEATAILSIAVDFGVTQVVNGNWGVHAIIRKRMFLDQ
- a CDS encoding XapX domain-containing protein, encoding MVEITLGATELQAAAVGLVTGVLYTSVRAPIPAPNVLGGIFAIVGTFVGFVFVAAMRGQLHIG
- a CDS encoding XapX domain-containing protein, producing the protein MQYVYVGRNELVALIVGLVTGTLYSWLDLPIPAPNVLGGIFAIIFTYLGYLIVNARRRSVTFGRPPADGSPGVGSARAS
- a CDS encoding acetamidase/formamidase family protein, translating into MLHDLRATPETVHWGYFNATQKPALTIKSGDFIRAEAVTHHAGDAPDLMMDDAVRAIYDKIPHEDRNPGVHIMTGPIYVEGAKPGDMLEVRYLQMIPRFRFGANVAAHWGQLYEDFKKERVTIYELDNSSNTAHALFAFDYPGKLTTPGKVVDHRECCKEPALAGVRVPVRPHLGTAGVAPDAQGRVSTVEPGLHGGNIDNWRIGAGATMYYKVQVDGGLFSIGDPHISQGDGEISGTAIEASLNVLFQVVLRKDFEFPSPLLETPDVWIVHGFHQDLDEAGKNAARDMIHLLTDQQGLSRDDAYSLMSVAADFGVTQVVDGTQGVHCTMPRSMFPPKSSKS
- a CDS encoding LysR substrate-binding domain-containing protein — protein: MKIRQLEAFRALILRQTVTRAADMLHISQPAVTRLINDLETDVGFSLFDRINGRLNPTPEAMVLFEEVERSFAGIDRIAQTAEQIKSLRRGSLHIAGAPALALEFLPTTLTGFMREHPGISTTLLIHASSIVVDMVVGRRCDVGFIAHPLTHAGVDIEPLHRAPMRCILPRGHRLASRDVIYPEDLHNESFVSYPKEFDGRMYIDRIFAERQIDRVMSAESQLSAAICVLVEHGAGVAIIDQITATYAARRVVVKPFEPTVHSGFSLVTSNQHPPSQLATAFVAYTKQRMIAQFGT
- a CDS encoding ABC transporter substrate-binding protein, translated to MKTVVPQTLRKLRRTAVLSAGVAAFVFGACPAHADTTLYVGAYGGSFEQMLKKDIIPGFEKANPGTKVVIVPGDSTTTLAKLQAQKGKAGMDVVFLDDGPMYQAIQMGFCGKLADAPIYHDLYDIAKFKSGNAVAAGLIATGIAYNTRLFQAKGWPAPTSWKELSDPKYKGKLVMPSIKNTYGLHALIVESKLNGGSDANIEPGFREMEKIAPNVLSFDPSPGKIAELFQSDEVAIAVWGNGRVQALRQQGIPVEFVYPKEGAVALAMGMCVVDKSANDALAQKFVQMILTPQTQALLAESQGVAPSNKKTQLSMAVAARVPSPAQIDKLVRVDWDVVNAKRAEWTQRWNRQIER